A stretch of Ipomoea triloba cultivar NCNSP0323 chromosome 13, ASM357664v1 DNA encodes these proteins:
- the LOC116003074 gene encoding pre-mRNA-processing factor 19-like, protein MNCSISGEVPEEPVVSTKSGLLFEKRLIERHISDYGKCPVTGEPLTMDDIVPIKTGKIVKPRPVQAASIPGMLGMFQIEWDSLMLSNFALEQQLHTARQELSHALYQHDAACRVIARLKKERDEARELLAQAERQLPNAAAMESADTATTLSNGKRAAEDVEMDPGGKRIRPGISSAIITELTDCNTTLSQQRKKRQIPPTLAPLDTLERYTQLNSYPLHKTNKPGILSLDIYYPKDIIATGGVDTNAVVFDQPSGQIISTLSGHSKRVTSVKFAGESEMVVTGSADKTVRVWQGSEDGSYACRHVLKDHTAEVQAVTVHATNNYFVTASLDNTWCFYELASGLCLTQIGDSSESDGYTSAAFHPDGLILGTGTTGAIVKIWDVKSQANVARFDGHVGAVTAISFSENGYFLATAAQDGVKLWDLRKLRNFRNFSPYDENTPTQTVEFDHSGSYLALGGSDIRVYQVASVKSDWNSIKTFPDLSGTGKSTCLKFGPDAKYIAVGSMDRNLRIFGLPGDDGQPED, encoded by the exons ATGAACTGCTCAA TTTCTGGCGAGGTGCCGGAGGAGCCGGTTGTCTCCACGAAGTCCGGTCTGCTCTTCGAGAAGCGTTTAATTGAACGACACATCTCG GATTATGGTAAATGTCCAGTTACTGGAGAGCCTCTGACAATGGATGATATTGTCCCAATCAAAACAGGAAAG ATAGTGAAACCCCGACCTGTACAGGCTGCAAGTATTCCTGGGATGTTGGGAATGTTTCAGATT GAATGGGATAGTTTGATGCTATCAAATTTTGCTTTGGAGCAACAATTACATACTGCAAGACAAGAGTTAAGCCATGCACTCTACCAA CATGATGCTGCTTGCCGTGTGATTGCAAGGTTGAAGAAGGAAAGGGATGAGGCAAGGGAATTGCTAGCCCAGGCTGAAAGACAACTACCCAATGCAGCAGCCATGGAAAGTGCCGATACTGCGACTACCTTAAGCAATGGGAAAAGAG CTGCTGAAGATGTGGAGATGGATCCTGGAGGCAAGAGAATTCGTCCTGGGATTTCATCAGCTATTATTACAGAGCTTACAGATTGTAATACCACCCTTTCACAGCAAAGGAAAAAACGACAG ATTCCCCCGACATTGGCTCCTTTGGATACTCTGGAGAGATACACCCAGCTGAATAGTTACCCTCTTCACAAAACCAACAAACCAGGGATACTCTCTTTGGACATCTATTACCCCAAG GACATCATTGCTACTGGTGGAGTTGACACTAATGCTGTTGTCTTTGACCAACCTTCAGGACAGATTATATCTACACTAAGTGGTCACTCGAAGAGG gttACCAGTGTCAAATTCGCTGGTGAAAGTGAAATGGTGGTTACTGGTTCTGCTGATAAG ACTGTTCGTGTATGGCAAGGATCAGAAGATGGAAGCTATGCTTGTAGACATGTTTTGAAAGATCACACTGCAGAG GTGCAAGCTGTCACTGTCCATGCAACTAATAACTATTTTGTGACTGCTTCTCTTGATAACACTTGGTGCTTTTATGAACTTGCTTCAGGTTTATGCCTTACTCAG ATTGGAGATTCTTCAGAATCTGATGGCTATACATCTGCAGCCTTTCATCCTGATGGTCTGATTCTTGGAACTGGAACAACTGGGGCTATCGTGAAGATTTGGGATGTTAAGAGTCAG GCAAATGTTGCACGATTTGACGGCCATGTTGGAGCCGTTACTGCCATCTCCTTTTCTGAGAATGGTTATTTCTTGGCA ACTGCAGCTCAAGATGGTGTTAAGCTCTGGGATTTACGGAAGTTGAGGAATTTCAGAAACTTCTCTCCTTATGATGAAAATACACCAACCCAAACAG ttgaattTGACCACAGCGGAAGTTACCTTGCATTGGGAGGCTCAGATATAAG GGTCTATCAAGTTGCTAGTGTAAAGTCAGACTGGAACAGCATCAAAACATTCCCGGACTTGTCAGGAACAG GTAAATCCACGTGTCTAAAATTCGGTCCAGATGCCAAATACATAGCTGTTGGATCGATGGATCGAAACCTCAGAATATTCGGGTTGCCCGGGGATGATGGTCAGCCAGAAGATTAA